The Longimicrobiaceae bacterium genome has a window encoding:
- a CDS encoding ABC transporter permease, whose protein sequence is MSESLSAIPVPPGLATASAEPRRSVLSDWAEIARDLSQYRYLLLQLALRDVRVRYKQAVMGVAWAVFMPSMIVLAGLAVRLAMAVLSHRAVEGTEVAALAVKSVPWAFFVGTLQFATSSLTGNVSLVTKVYFPREVLPLAATLAQVWDAAIAGAALVLVLPFLGVAPHWSALWALPLLVLLLAFTCAASLAVSCANLFFRDVKYIVQVLLTFGIFFTPVFFEPRMFGAAGARLLSLNPLTSLLEGLRLSVVDGHNLLTPLVQGGVAVWEPWWLAYGAAWAVAGLAVSSILFHRMQILFAEYA, encoded by the coding sequence GTGTCCGAAAGCCTCTCCGCCATCCCCGTCCCGCCCGGCCTCGCGACCGCGAGCGCGGAGCCCAGACGCAGCGTGCTCAGCGACTGGGCCGAGATCGCGCGCGACCTGTCGCAGTATCGCTATCTGCTTCTACAGCTTGCGCTTCGCGACGTGCGGGTGCGCTACAAGCAGGCGGTGATGGGCGTGGCGTGGGCCGTGTTCATGCCCAGCATGATCGTCCTGGCCGGCCTCGCCGTCCGCCTGGCGATGGCCGTCCTGTCGCACCGCGCGGTGGAGGGGACCGAGGTGGCGGCGCTGGCAGTGAAGTCTGTGCCCTGGGCCTTCTTCGTGGGCACGCTCCAATTCGCCACGTCCAGCCTCACCGGCAACGTGAGCCTGGTGACGAAGGTGTACTTCCCGCGCGAGGTGCTGCCGCTGGCGGCCACGCTGGCGCAGGTGTGGGACGCGGCTATCGCGGGCGCGGCGCTGGTGCTGGTGCTGCCGTTCCTGGGCGTGGCGCCGCACTGGAGCGCGCTGTGGGCCCTGCCGCTGCTGGTGCTTCTGCTGGCGTTCACGTGCGCGGCGTCGCTGGCGGTGAGCTGCGCCAACCTCTTCTTCCGCGACGTCAAGTACATCGTCCAGGTGCTGCTCACCTTCGGCATCTTCTTCACGCCCGTCTTCTTCGAACCGCGCATGTTCGGCGCGGCGGGGGCGCGGCTGCTGTCGCTGAACCCGCTCACGTCGCTGCTGGAAGGGCTGCGCCTCTCCGTGGTGGACGGCCACAACCTGCTCACGCCGCTGGTGCAGGGCGGCGTGGCGGTGTGGGAGCCGTGGTGGCTGGCGTACGGCGCGGCGTGGGCGGTGGCCGGGCTGGCGGTGAGCTCCATCCTGTTCCATCGCATGCAGATCCTCTTCGCGGAGTACGCATGA
- a CDS encoding glycosyltransferase, translated as MNAVPLAVLAAAAVAVYAYAGYPLLLALLARARPRRRAHVLHEWPRISVSVPAYNEERQIAAALDAILATDYPPGLRQVVVVSDASTDGTDAIVRGYADQGVVLVRMPERGGKTAAENAAAPFLTGEIVVNTDASVRVAPGALMALVQALADPAVGVASGRDVSVAAPAANANAGESGYVGYEMDVRRLESRMGGIVGASGCLYAIRARLHRLPLPEGLSRDFAAVLLARRAGFRAVSVEAAVCTVPRAGSLRAEYRRKVRTMSRGMRTLAHLRELLNPIRHGAFAWMLASHKVARWLVPWALALAFSAVVAQAPDQPWAMWIAAAGGVLLANAGLALALPSERLPRAMAIPAYVVLGNLAAIDAGIRAVAGRGYAVWEPTRREAVA; from the coding sequence ATGAACGCCGTCCCCCTGGCCGTCCTGGCCGCAGCCGCCGTCGCCGTGTACGCCTACGCCGGCTATCCGCTGCTGCTGGCGCTGCTCGCCCGCGCGCGGCCGCGGCGGCGCGCGCACGTGCTGCACGAGTGGCCGCGCATCAGCGTGAGCGTGCCCGCGTACAACGAGGAGCGCCAGATCGCCGCCGCCCTCGACGCCATCCTCGCCACCGACTATCCGCCCGGCCTGCGGCAGGTCGTCGTCGTCTCCGACGCGTCGACGGACGGGACGGACGCGATCGTGCGCGGCTATGCGGACCAGGGCGTTGTGCTGGTGCGCATGCCCGAGCGCGGCGGCAAGACGGCGGCGGAGAACGCGGCGGCGCCCTTCCTCACCGGCGAGATCGTGGTCAACACCGACGCTTCGGTGCGGGTGGCGCCGGGCGCGCTGATGGCCCTGGTGCAGGCGCTGGCGGACCCCGCCGTGGGCGTGGCGAGCGGGCGCGACGTAAGCGTGGCCGCCCCCGCCGCGAACGCCAACGCGGGCGAGTCCGGCTACGTGGGATACGAGATGGACGTGCGGCGGCTGGAGTCGCGCATGGGCGGGATCGTGGGCGCCAGCGGGTGCCTGTACGCCATCCGCGCGCGCCTGCACCGCTTGCCGCTGCCGGAGGGGCTGAGCCGCGACTTCGCCGCCGTGCTCCTTGCGCGCCGCGCCGGCTTCCGCGCCGTCTCGGTGGAGGCCGCGGTCTGCACCGTCCCCCGCGCCGGTTCCCTCCGCGCCGAGTACCGCCGCAAGGTGCGCACGATGAGCCGCGGCATGCGCACGCTCGCCCACCTGCGCGAGCTGCTGAACCCCATCCGCCACGGCGCCTTCGCGTGGATGCTCGCCAGCCACAAGGTCGCGCGATGGCTGGTGCCGTGGGCCCTCGCCCTCGCCTTCTCCGCCGTCGTCGCCCAGGCGCCGGACCAGCCGTGGGCGATGTGGATCGCCGCCGCGGGAGGCGTGCTGCTCGCGAACGCGGGTCTCGCGCTCGCCCTCCCGTCCGAACGTCTGCCGCGGGCGATGGCGATCCCGGCCTACGTCGTCCTCGGCAACCTCGCCGCGATCGACGCGGGCATCCGGGCGGTGGCGGGGCGCGGGTACGCCGTGTGGGAGCCCACGCGGCGGGAGGCGGTGGCGTGA
- a CDS encoding glycosyltransferase, protein MTHLHVLAPARFGGLERVVLSLAGGMARRGHDVHAAVVVDAAEADGHPFLAALADAGVTVHRIEVGARAYAAERAAVARLRERIRPIVVHTHGYRADVLHGRASRGLGRTAISTVHGFTGGGRRMKTFEWMQCIALRGVDTVAAVSRPLARALAASGISPSRIRVIPNAVEMSAPMLGRAEARRRLGISGDAFTVGWVGRLSREKGADVLLEALARIDLDLRCVLVGDGPERGALEAQAAALGLSARVRFAGAMDDAAALMPAFDAFALSSRTEGSPVALLEAVAAGVPVAAAAVGGVPDLLRPSEALLVPPADPAALAAALRSLHADRASASARAASARERVARELSVDAWLDAYEAAYAGRPHLTPSPVTR, encoded by the coding sequence ATGACGCACCTCCACGTCCTCGCCCCCGCGCGCTTCGGCGGGCTGGAGCGCGTCGTCCTCTCGCTCGCCGGGGGGATGGCGCGCCGCGGCCACGACGTCCACGCCGCCGTCGTCGTCGACGCGGCGGAAGCGGACGGGCATCCCTTCCTCGCCGCGCTGGCGGACGCGGGCGTGACCGTCCATCGCATCGAGGTCGGGGCGCGCGCGTACGCGGCGGAACGCGCCGCGGTCGCGCGGCTGCGCGAGCGCATCCGTCCGATCGTGGTGCACACGCATGGCTACCGGGCGGACGTGCTGCACGGGCGTGCGTCGCGCGGGCTGGGCAGGACCGCGATCTCCACCGTGCACGGCTTCACCGGCGGCGGGCGGCGGATGAAGACGTTCGAGTGGATGCAGTGCATCGCCCTGCGTGGCGTGGACACCGTCGCCGCCGTCTCCCGCCCTCTCGCGCGGGCCCTCGCCGCATCCGGCATCTCCCCGTCGCGCATCCGCGTGATCCCCAACGCGGTGGAGATGTCCGCGCCCATGCTGGGGCGAGCGGAGGCGCGCCGGCGGCTGGGCATCTCCGGCGACGCGTTCACCGTCGGCTGGGTGGGGCGGCTGAGCCGCGAGAAGGGCGCGGACGTGCTGCTGGAGGCGCTGGCCCGCATCGACCTCGATCTGCGATGCGTCCTCGTGGGCGATGGGCCGGAGCGAGGCGCGCTGGAGGCGCAGGCGGCGGCGCTCGGCCTCTCCGCGCGCGTCCGCTTCGCCGGGGCGATGGACGATGCGGCCGCGCTGATGCCCGCGTTCGACGCGTTCGCGCTCAGCTCGCGCACCGAGGGAAGCCCCGTCGCGCTGCTTGAAGCCGTCGCCGCCGGAGTCCCCGTCGCCGCCGCGGCCGTGGGCGGCGTGCCCGACCTCCTCCGCCCCTCCGAAGCCCTGCTCGTCCCGCCCGCAGATCCCGCCGCGCTTGCCGCCGCCCTCCGCTCGCTCCACGCCGACCGCGCATCCGCTTCGGCCCGCGCCGCCTCTGCACGCGAGCGGGTGGCGCGCGAGCTTTCGGTGGATGCGTGGCTGGACGCGTACGAGGCCGCCTACGCCGGACGTCCCCACCTCACCCCATCTCCCGTAACGCGATGA
- a CDS encoding O-antigen ligase family protein has protein sequence MSYAAYPAAPPARGGAAGFPAAGPRAAYGRRGFASAGPAPVSASAASASAGKWTAMDGALALLILTYVWRVQDLFSVLHPLQLASLGTLGATGLFVAGGGMARLEVARRQPVYRWAVALLVMMVLSVPFALFPGAIFRFILEDHLKTFLMMTLIAASLRGAGGASRMAGVHVAGAVVYCLVVISRFPMVGGRLQSLVYYDSNDLGMLLVCTLPLAVYFLRPGERGWVRLMALGGAGVILLGLVRSGSRGGTLGLLTVCVYMLLRFSVFSKKARLGALMAGVGALVFLGGAAYRKQMETLLHPTQDYNWSGKSPEGRMEVWKRGVGYMLARPLTGVGASGFYVAEGTLSERAKRQQYGKPLKWSAPHNSFVQAGAELGFPGLFIFLGLLFVAFRRPKHDGPVDGNHAALERALSASILGYAVTGFFLSQAYAALLYTLLGIIVGLRAFAAVPAAAAAAAQTSAAPARVRVYGRRGGGWGMVPPLPPAV, from the coding sequence ATGAGCTACGCGGCGTATCCCGCAGCTCCTCCCGCGCGCGGCGGGGCGGCCGGCTTCCCGGCCGCGGGTCCGCGCGCGGCGTACGGACGGCGCGGCTTCGCATCCGCTGGCCCTGCGCCGGTCTCCGCATCCGCCGCGTCCGCGTCCGCGGGGAAGTGGACGGCGATGGACGGGGCGCTGGCGCTGCTGATCCTGACGTACGTGTGGCGCGTGCAGGACCTCTTCTCCGTGCTGCATCCGCTCCAGCTCGCGTCGCTGGGAACGCTGGGCGCCACGGGGCTGTTCGTGGCGGGCGGCGGGATGGCGCGGCTGGAGGTGGCACGGCGGCAGCCGGTGTACCGCTGGGCCGTGGCGCTGCTGGTGATGATGGTCCTCTCCGTGCCCTTCGCGCTGTTCCCCGGCGCCATCTTCCGCTTCATCCTCGAAGACCACCTCAAGACCTTCCTGATGATGACGCTCATCGCCGCATCGCTGCGCGGCGCGGGCGGGGCGTCGCGCATGGCGGGCGTGCACGTGGCGGGCGCCGTCGTCTACTGCCTGGTCGTCATCTCCCGGTTCCCGATGGTGGGCGGGCGGCTGCAGAGCCTGGTCTACTACGACAGCAACGACCTGGGAATGCTGCTCGTCTGCACGCTCCCGCTGGCGGTCTACTTCCTCCGGCCGGGCGAGCGCGGATGGGTGCGGCTGATGGCGCTGGGCGGGGCTGGAGTGATCCTGCTGGGCCTGGTGCGCAGCGGGTCGCGCGGGGGCACGCTGGGGCTGCTCACGGTGTGCGTGTACATGCTGCTGCGGTTCAGCGTCTTCTCGAAGAAGGCGCGGCTGGGGGCGCTGATGGCCGGCGTGGGCGCGCTCGTGTTCCTGGGCGGCGCGGCGTACCGCAAGCAGATGGAGACCCTGCTGCACCCAACGCAGGACTACAACTGGTCCGGCAAGAGCCCCGAGGGGCGCATGGAGGTGTGGAAGCGCGGCGTGGGCTACATGCTCGCCCGGCCGCTGACGGGCGTGGGCGCGTCCGGCTTCTACGTGGCGGAGGGGACGCTGTCCGAGCGGGCGAAGCGGCAGCAGTACGGCAAGCCGCTCAAATGGTCCGCGCCGCACAACTCGTTCGTGCAGGCGGGGGCGGAGCTGGGGTTCCCAGGGCTCTTCATCTTCCTGGGCCTGCTGTTCGTCGCCTTCCGGCGGCCGAAGCACGACGGGCCGGTAGATGGAAACCATGCCGCGCTGGAGCGGGCGCTCTCCGCGTCGATTCTGGGCTATGCGGTGACGGGATTCTTCCTGTCGCAGGCGTACGCGGCGCTGCTGTACACGCTGCTGGGGATCATCGTGGGCCTGCGGGCTTTCGCCGCCGTGCCGGCCGCAGCCGCGGCTGCCGCGCAGACCTCCGCAGCACCGGCGCGGGTGAGGGTCTACGGCAGGCGGGGCGGGGGATGGGGGATGGTCCCGCCGCTGCCGCCCGCCGTCTGA
- a CDS encoding glycosyltransferase family 4 protein has translation MSTLIRAVDGLASIVSLPLIDAGCPLPQPLPRKRERGAWSTVAEGSLAGREDEGADDVKAADGRPGDAPSDDVSGDAGRGGSGSGDAGSNGGGSGEVPPADAKMVDAVPEDAEASHISWADLLADVACCMSASVDADTPFVPPRFIARPASPHSRPSTADATAVAISAAPADATRVDPAASTESARRRLVSRGVPADRAGVMIAVPWDQPDGGVAAVVGNLATFLRERGHPVVFVHPDEVRGVVRRTTAWGFTGYALNLRCPRVDGHPLRAPAAFAATLPATVLALRTIARRHRVRVVNVHYPVEAFGALAMLRAIGGVRLVTSVHGSDVLPNGAPRRCREPAVRAQLGMADLVVAPSQGYLDGLLRHFPAVAGRCAVIHNGIDLAALDRAAQTVDIDRPYVLSVASLTPWKGVDTLLHAFARIARERPSLRLVVVGEGPDRAALETLARELGIANRVEMPGEIPAADVYRLMHGCTLFALASRAEAFGLALAEAMACGRPVVATTAGGIPEVVDAGRTGLLVPPDDPPALAAAMESLLANPSLAGSLAAEARRDVRQRFARERTGEAYAAWFDRLLS, from the coding sequence GTGAGCACCCTCATCCGCGCCGTGGACGGCCTCGCCTCAATCGTCTCCCTCCCGCTCATCGATGCGGGGTGCCCCCTCCCTCAGCCCCTCCCCCGCAAGCGGGAGAGGGGTGCTTGGTCCACGGTGGCGGAGGGTTCGCTCGCGGGGCGGGAAGATGAGGGCGCGGACGATGTGAAAGCCGCGGATGGCCGGCCGGGAGATGCGCCGTCCGATGATGTTTCGGGAGATGCGGGGCGGGGTGGTTCCGGATCGGGCGATGCGGGATCGAACGGCGGCGGATCGGGCGAGGTGCCTCCGGCGGATGCGAAGATGGTGGATGCGGTGCCGGAAGATGCGGAGGCGTCGCACATCTCGTGGGCCGATCTGCTGGCGGACGTGGCGTGCTGCATGTCGGCGTCGGTAGATGCGGACACGCCGTTCGTGCCGCCGCGGTTCATCGCCCGTCCCGCATCTCCCCATTCCCGGCCGTCCACTGCGGATGCGACGGCGGTCGCGATTTCCGCCGCACCGGCGGATGCGACGCGCGTCGATCCTGCCGCATCTACCGAATCCGCGAGGCGGCGGCTGGTGTCGCGCGGCGTGCCCGCGGACCGCGCGGGGGTGATGATCGCGGTGCCGTGGGACCAGCCGGACGGCGGCGTCGCGGCGGTGGTCGGCAACCTCGCGACCTTCCTGCGCGAGCGCGGCCACCCGGTCGTCTTCGTGCACCCGGACGAGGTGCGCGGCGTGGTGCGGCGCACGACGGCGTGGGGCTTCACCGGCTACGCGCTGAACCTGCGCTGCCCGCGCGTGGACGGGCATCCGCTGCGTGCGCCTGCCGCTTTCGCGGCGACGCTTCCGGCGACGGTGCTGGCGCTGCGGACCATCGCGCGGCGGCACCGGGTGCGGGTGGTGAACGTGCACTACCCGGTGGAGGCGTTCGGCGCGCTGGCGATGCTGCGCGCCATCGGCGGCGTGCGGCTGGTGACGTCGGTGCACGGGTCCGACGTGCTGCCCAACGGGGCGCCGCGCCGGTGCCGCGAGCCTGCCGTCCGCGCGCAGCTCGGCATGGCGGACCTCGTCGTCGCGCCGTCGCAGGGCTACTTGGACGGGCTGCTCCGGCATTTCCCCGCGGTCGCGGGGCGCTGCGCGGTGATCCACAACGGCATCGACCTGGCCGCGCTGGACCGCGCCGCGCAGACGGTGGACATCGACCGTCCCTACGTGCTCTCCGTCGCGTCGCTGACTCCGTGGAAGGGCGTGGACACGCTGCTGCACGCCTTCGCCCGCATCGCCCGGGAGCGGCCGTCGCTGCGCCTGGTCGTCGTCGGCGAGGGGCCGGACCGCGCGGCGCTGGAGACGCTGGCGCGGGAGCTTGGCATCGCGAACCGCGTGGAGATGCCGGGCGAGATCCCCGCCGCGGACGTGTACCGGCTGATGCACGGCTGCACGCTCTTCGCCCTCGCCTCGCGTGCCGAAGCGTTCGGACTCGCGCTGGCCGAGGCGATGGCGTGCGGGCGCCCCGTCGTCGCGACCACCGCCGGCGGGATCCCCGAGGTGGTGGACGCCGGCCGCACCGGGTTGCTCGTCCCACCCGACGATCCACCCGCCCTCGCCGCCGCGATGGAGTCGCTGCTCGCGAATCCATCGCTCGCCGGCAGTTTAGCGGCGGAAGCGCGGCGCGACGTGCGGCAGCGGTTTGCGCGCGAGCGGACGGGCGAGGCGTACGCGGCCTGGTTCGACAGGCTCCTCTCGTGA
- a CDS encoding GNAT family N-acetyltransferase, translating to MSPPPIARMRWHLSGTRPADWAHALEACGGSFFHAPPALDVSLPAGAPIYARLLRGEQTIAVALGAAARCRLGTGATHVTFAAPPAVAAWAVVPEEAAAAMLVRELRTSAAAAEVDMGSFAAAAPLGPSAGGMPSRERLEAVVPLGPDGAAPEDVGRTHRRHAAAGDREGWELRRVAGAAAVDLLHRVQREAARRADERGEPFPAPEPPSCVGVGDPTDAPWGLSLFASYGEGGALAAALVGWANRRAFYLMGGSTPEGYTRSAAPWLHLAVMRRLGSAGMTEYDMGGVPAPAADPAHPSNGLYRFKLGFGARVVPCRGMRWETARLHLGIHRVFRGIQSLSGALR from the coding sequence GTGAGCCCGCCTCCCATCGCCCGCATGCGCTGGCACCTGTCCGGCACCCGCCCGGCGGACTGGGCGCACGCGCTGGAGGCGTGCGGCGGCAGCTTCTTCCACGCGCCGCCCGCGCTAGACGTGAGCCTCCCGGCCGGCGCGCCCATCTACGCCCGCCTCCTCCGTGGCGAGCAGACCATCGCCGTCGCGCTCGGAGCCGCCGCGCGGTGCAGGCTGGGTACCGGCGCCACGCACGTGACGTTCGCCGCCCCGCCGGCCGTCGCCGCCTGGGCCGTGGTGCCGGAGGAAGCCGCCGCCGCCATGCTCGTCCGCGAGCTCCGCACATCCGCCGCTGCGGCGGAGGTGGACATGGGCTCGTTCGCCGCCGCCGCGCCGCTCGGCCCTTCCGCCGGGGGGATGCCGAGCCGCGAGCGGCTGGAGGCGGTGGTGCCGCTGGGCCCGGACGGCGCCGCGCCGGAGGACGTGGGGCGGACGCACCGCCGCCACGCCGCCGCGGGCGACCGCGAGGGGTGGGAGCTGCGCCGCGTCGCGGGCGCCGCCGCGGTGGACCTCCTGCACCGAGTCCAGCGCGAGGCCGCACGCCGCGCTGACGAACGCGGCGAGCCGTTCCCGGCGCCCGAGCCGCCATCGTGCGTGGGTGTGGGCGACCCGACCGACGCGCCGTGGGGCCTGTCGCTCTTCGCCTCGTACGGCGAGGGCGGCGCGCTGGCGGCGGCGCTGGTCGGCTGGGCGAACCGGCGCGCCTTCTACCTCATGGGCGGCTCCACGCCCGAGGGCTACACGCGCAGCGCCGCGCCCTGGCTGCACCTCGCCGTCATGCGCCGCCTGGGTTCGGCAGGGATGACGGAGTACGACATGGGCGGCGTGCCCGCGCCCGCGGCAGACCCGGCGCATCCTTCCAACGGCCTGTACCGCTTCAAGCTCGGGTTCGGGGCGCGCGTGGTGCCCTGTCGCGGCATGCGGTGGGAGACGGCGCGCCTGCACCTGGGCATCCACCGCGTGTTCCGCGGCATCCAGTCCCTCTCCGGCGCACTCCGATGA
- a CDS encoding ABC transporter ATP-binding protein, which yields MSSPEIVADGVWKKFNRGQVHDSLRDLVPALAKRLTGRAPAQAELTRGEFWAVRDLSFTVRPGDSLGIIGPNGAGKSTILKLATRILRPSRGAMRVQGRVGALIEVAAGFHPDLTGRENVFLQGAIMGMRQGEIRRKFDEIVDFSGIEEFVDMPVKRYSSGMNARLGFAIAAHLEPDVLIIDEVLAVGDFAFQEKAFGRIREVATQGMPVVVVSHQLDRIASLCNRALLMDRGAVVREGTPQECIAAYVMGGARTSGAADASHPLSLERVDLLARQPVESGSRMALALSGRVTPPGPASHEVIEVRLRAMETGQLVYATSTDRCGAELPRTGPFSLEVQLQMNVPPGLYAVETAVYSQRAQRVTAQGPFATVEVREGPTFWGAVQLNARMHWIRRSNAQPAAAVDLDATDPMLAGSAS from the coding sequence ATGAGCAGCCCCGAGATCGTGGCCGACGGCGTCTGGAAGAAGTTCAACCGCGGCCAGGTGCACGACAGCCTGCGCGACCTGGTGCCCGCGCTCGCGAAGCGCCTCACCGGCCGCGCACCCGCGCAGGCGGAGCTCACGCGCGGCGAGTTCTGGGCCGTGCGCGACCTGTCGTTCACGGTGCGGCCGGGCGACTCGCTGGGCATCATCGGGCCCAACGGGGCGGGGAAGAGCACGATCCTGAAGCTGGCCACGCGCATCCTGCGCCCCAGCCGCGGCGCCATGCGCGTGCAGGGGCGGGTGGGCGCGCTGATCGAGGTGGCGGCGGGCTTCCACCCGGACCTCACGGGGCGCGAGAACGTGTTCCTCCAGGGTGCCATCATGGGCATGCGGCAGGGCGAGATCCGCCGCAAGTTCGACGAGATCGTGGACTTCTCGGGCATCGAGGAGTTCGTGGACATGCCCGTGAAGCGCTACTCCAGCGGCATGAACGCTCGCCTGGGCTTCGCCATCGCGGCGCACCTGGAGCCCGACGTGCTGATCATCGACGAGGTGCTGGCGGTGGGCGACTTCGCGTTCCAGGAGAAGGCGTTCGGCCGCATCCGCGAGGTCGCCACGCAGGGCATGCCCGTGGTGGTCGTCTCGCACCAGCTGGACCGGATCGCATCCCTCTGCAACCGCGCGCTGCTCATGGACCGCGGCGCGGTGGTGCGCGAGGGCACGCCGCAGGAGTGCATCGCGGCATACGTGATGGGCGGTGCGCGCACGAGCGGCGCGGCAGACGCGTCGCATCCCCTGTCGCTGGAACGCGTGGACCTGCTCGCGCGCCAGCCGGTGGAGTCGGGCTCGCGGATGGCTCTGGCGCTCTCCGGCAGGGTCACACCGCCCGGGCCCGCGTCGCACGAGGTGATCGAGGTGCGGCTGCGCGCCATGGAGACGGGGCAGCTCGTGTACGCCACCAGCACCGACCGCTGCGGGGCCGAGCTGCCGCGCACCGGGCCGTTCTCGCTGGAGGTGCAGCTGCAGATGAACGTGCCGCCCGGCCTGTACGCGGTGGAGACGGCCGTGTACAGCCAGCGCGCCCAGCGCGTGACCGCCCAGGGCCCGTTCGCCACGGTCGAGGTGCGCGAGGGCCCGACCTTCTGGGGCGCGGTGCAGCTCAACGCGCGCATGCACTGGATCCGCCGCTCGAACGCCCAGCCCGCCGCCGCGGTCGATCTCGACGCGACGGACCCCATGCTCGCCGGGAGCGCATCGTGA
- a CDS encoding dolichyl-phosphate beta-glucosyltransferase, whose amino-acid sequence MRTRPEVSVIFPAYNEEARLEPTVALAAAYFARTGCAAELIVVDDGSRDGTGALVRRLADHVDALRLIRLPANRGKGYAVRAGVVNARGRRILFADADGATPIEELERLDAALDRGADVAIGSRAVAAAGVEVKARLHRRLMGRTFHLLVSALTVRGFSDTQCGFKLFRADVAQDLFSRMRMDGFSFDVEVLLMAQRRGYRVAEVPVNWAHVPGSRVNLVADSLKMAADLFAIRGHALRGRYDQPHLAPLVESPFLAVDAAKTPAGVAG is encoded by the coding sequence CTACAACGAAGAGGCCCGCCTGGAGCCCACCGTCGCTTTGGCGGCGGCGTACTTCGCGCGCACGGGGTGCGCGGCCGAGCTGATCGTGGTGGACGACGGGAGCCGCGACGGCACCGGCGCGCTGGTGCGCCGCCTCGCGGACCACGTCGACGCGTTGCGGCTGATCCGCCTGCCCGCCAACCGCGGCAAGGGCTACGCGGTGCGCGCCGGCGTGGTGAACGCGCGCGGCCGGCGCATCCTGTTCGCGGACGCCGACGGTGCCACGCCCATTGAGGAGCTGGAGCGGCTGGACGCGGCACTGGACCGCGGCGCGGACGTGGCCATCGGGAGCCGGGCGGTGGCGGCGGCGGGCGTGGAGGTGAAGGCGCGGCTGCACCGGCGGCTCATGGGGCGCACGTTCCACCTGCTGGTGAGCGCGCTCACCGTGCGCGGGTTCAGCGACACGCAGTGCGGCTTCAAGCTGTTCCGGGCAGACGTGGCGCAGGACCTGTTCTCGCGCATGCGCATGGACGGCTTCAGCTTCGACGTGGAGGTGCTGCTCATGGCGCAGCGCCGCGGCTATCGCGTGGCCGAGGTGCCCGTGAACTGGGCGCACGTGCCCGGCAGCCGCGTGAACCTCGTCGCGGACTCGCTGAAGATGGCGGCGGACCTGTTCGCGATCCGCGGCCACGCGCTGCGCGGGCGCTACGACCAGCCGCACCTGGCGCCGCTGGTGGAATCGCCCTTCCTCGCGGTGGATGCCGCGAAGACTCCGGCCGGCGTGGCGGGATGA